A portion of the Actomonas aquatica genome contains these proteins:
- a CDS encoding FG-GAP-like repeat-containing protein: MPTHAHSPVSPTRAAVPPLLPVLVPLIIASIALNVAFAWLFPNEDEPRRPAPNVRFTAATAAVGIDFTHRHGTEPAPTSMGGGVTVFDANGDRHADIFFVNGAPWPWSDHAWQTPATSHLYLNDGTGQFADVTAAAGLDLVMNAMAAVAGDYDADGDTDLFVTCIGPNRLLRNNGDGTFTETTTTAGVAGLDTDWSTGAAWLDIDRDGQLDLIVSHYLRWFPEAGLAAAINFARVGRSYGTPVGFLDVFPTVYRNNGDGTFTEQRDHAGLQPIDPLTGFPRAKAIALTPLDADHDGHLDLLLHFHTGDPVLFLNTPTGGFAPWVSAETIRREGLSASLAAAATLPLPTVNQDNDIAHILPTLQPERHTLAPGNEIDLIAKAGWTALDYDLDGHRDVFAAHGFMEPDLARIETDAPFASHPTLYWREQDTWQAAPTIELTGLPTPFTARGTATADFDDDGDLDLVIAQNQGPAVYLRNDLRTNAPWLRLTLRATRTHPAAYGARVELHTPRFVTVRTVAPQLGYLAQSTDDLTFGLSEDTRVRRLVITWPSGQRQELRGLAINQHLTVVEP, from the coding sequence GTGCCCACCCACGCCCACAGTCCCGTTTCCCCGACCCGCGCCGCGGTTCCGCCGCTGCTGCCGGTGCTGGTGCCCCTCATCATCGCCTCCATCGCGCTCAACGTCGCCTTCGCGTGGCTCTTCCCCAACGAAGACGAACCGCGCCGCCCCGCCCCCAACGTCCGCTTCACCGCCGCGACCGCCGCCGTCGGCATCGATTTTACCCACCGCCACGGCACCGAACCCGCGCCCACCAGCATGGGCGGCGGCGTCACGGTCTTTGACGCCAACGGCGACCGCCATGCCGACATCTTCTTCGTCAACGGCGCTCCGTGGCCGTGGTCCGATCACGCCTGGCAAACCCCTGCCACCAGCCACCTCTACCTCAACGACGGCACCGGCCAGTTCGCCGACGTCACCGCCGCCGCCGGACTCGACCTCGTCATGAACGCCATGGCCGCCGTCGCCGGTGACTACGACGCCGATGGCGACACCGACCTCTTCGTCACCTGCATCGGCCCCAACCGCCTCCTGCGCAACAACGGCGACGGCACCTTCACCGAAACCACCACCACCGCTGGCGTCGCCGGTCTCGATACCGACTGGAGCACCGGCGCCGCTTGGCTCGACATCGACCGCGACGGCCAACTCGACCTTATCGTCTCCCACTACCTGCGCTGGTTCCCCGAAGCCGGCCTCGCCGCCGCCATCAACTTCGCCCGCGTCGGCCGTTCCTACGGCACCCCCGTCGGCTTCCTCGACGTCTTTCCCACCGTGTATCGAAACAATGGTGACGGCACCTTCACCGAGCAGCGCGATCACGCCGGCCTGCAACCGATCGATCCGCTCACGGGTTTCCCTCGCGCCAAAGCCATCGCCCTCACGCCGCTCGATGCCGACCACGACGGTCACCTCGACCTCCTCCTCCATTTTCACACCGGCGATCCCGTGCTCTTTCTCAACACGCCCACCGGGGGCTTCGCGCCCTGGGTCTCCGCCGAAACCATCCGCCGCGAGGGCCTTTCCGCCAGTCTCGCCGCCGCCGCCACCCTGCCCTTGCCGACCGTCAATCAGGACAACGACATCGCCCACATTCTCCCCACCCTGCAACCGGAGCGCCACACGCTCGCGCCCGGCAATGAGATCGACCTGATCGCCAAGGCCGGCTGGACCGCGCTCGACTACGACCTCGACGGCCATCGCGACGTGTTTGCCGCCCACGGCTTCATGGAGCCCGACCTCGCCCGCATCGAAACCGATGCGCCCTTCGCCTCTCACCCCACTCTGTATTGGCGCGAGCAGGACACCTGGCAGGCCGCGCCCACGATCGAGCTCACCGGCCTCCCCACTCCCTTCACCGCCCGCGGCACCGCCACGGCCGATTTCGACGACGACGGCGACCTCGACCTCGTCATCGCCCAAAACCAAGGCCCCGCCGTTTACCTGCGCAACGACCTGCGAACCAACGCTCCCTGGCTGCGCCTCACCTTGCGCGCCACCCGCACCCACCCCGCCGCCTACGGCGCCCGCGTGGAGCTGCACACCCCGCGCTTCGTCACCGTGCGCACCGTCGCGCCGCAGCTGGGCTACCTCGCCCAATCCACCGACGACCTGACCTTCGGCCTCAGCGAAGATACCCGCGTGCGCCGCCTCGTCATCACCTGGCCCTCCGGCCAACGTCAGGAACTGCGCGGCCTCGCCATCAACCAACACCTCACCGTGGTGGAACCGTAA